The Mustelus asterias chromosome 23, sMusAst1.hap1.1, whole genome shotgun sequence genome window below encodes:
- the atp5mf gene encoding ATP synthase F(0) complex subunit f, mitochondrial isoform X1 encodes MAKGKALDARPPGLASGTGGICHRSPVPFVDRNLLDLKLTEVSSWTVRRLLSPTSIIRAICRSHDAYYKKYIDVKKGGIGGISMFLMGYVILSYIWDFSHIKHDRWRKYH; translated from the exons CTTTGGATGCCAGGCCTCCTGGTCTTGCCTCTGGCACTGGTGGCATTTGCCACCGCTCTCCAG TGCCATTTGTCGATAGGAACCTGCTGGATTTGAAGTTAACAGAGGTTTCTAGCTGGACTGTACGACGACTCCTATCTCCAACTTCGATCATTCGTGCTATATGCAGAA GCCATGATGCATACTACAAGAAGTATATCGATGTGAAGAAGGGCGGCATTGGTGGCATTTCAATGTTCCTGATGGGCTATGTCATCCTCAGCTACATTTGGGATTTCAGCCACATTA AGCATGACCGCTGGAGGAAGTACCATTAA
- the atp5mf gene encoding ATP synthase F(0) complex subunit f, mitochondrial isoform X2, with amino-acid sequence MAKGKVPFVDRNLLDLKLTEVSSWTVRRLLSPTSIIRAICRSHDAYYKKYIDVKKGGIGGISMFLMGYVILSYIWDFSHIKHDRWRKYH; translated from the exons TGCCATTTGTCGATAGGAACCTGCTGGATTTGAAGTTAACAGAGGTTTCTAGCTGGACTGTACGACGACTCCTATCTCCAACTTCGATCATTCGTGCTATATGCAGAA GCCATGATGCATACTACAAGAAGTATATCGATGTGAAGAAGGGCGGCATTGGTGGCATTTCAATGTTCCTGATGGGCTATGTCATCCTCAGCTACATTTGGGATTTCAGCCACATTA AGCATGACCGCTGGAGGAAGTACCATTAA